Part of the Candidatus Hydrogenedentota bacterium genome, ACGCACAAAGAAGAGGCGCCAAGCTCAGGGGGATCACCGCCCTATTGCGTTTCATCTGGTCAGAGCGATTCATCATTAAAAATCGATCCCTTCCTCATCAAGGCTTGGCGGATTTTGTTGGTTCAACATGAAAATGCGCCAAAGCAAAATAAAAATATAGAGGTCTGTAATCAGTAAAGGAATATCTAGTACAGTTTGGAAGAGCAGCTGCAGCTTAGTGTTGTCAAAGGAAATCAGAGCGCATTGCACCTCAATATCATGTTGAAACAACGCGATCACCAGCGCTAAACAGCTATACTTGAAATAGCGCAGCAGAGGACGCAGCGCCATGGGCAATTCCTGCCACCGCAGCTCGCCCCAATACATGATCCCGGCGCCGATGGGAAAAAAGAGGACGGCGCTCCAGATTTCCAAGCTCTGAATTAAAACGATCGCTTCCTCTTGCTGTTCCATCTGCATGCGGAACTCAATATTCATCAATGTAACCAGCAAGAGATTCAAGATTAACCACGGCAAAAAAAATCGTGCAAGCCCATCACGCCACCCCTTGTATTTCCAGAGGGGACGGGCAACAGCCGCGCCTAGGGGTGCGAGAAAGAGCGCGTAAATCGCTGCATAGAGAACGGACACCAATAGATAGTTGAAAAACTCAAGCAACAATTCCATCAGGGAAGGGGCATAGGTTGAACCGGAAGAGAAATCCGTGTACGACCAACTAAGCCGATAGAGGAAGCGACAAATCAGCGTGCTGAGCAGAAAAGGAAGCCCCTGGAAACGATGCCTCCATAAATCGGAACCGGCAGCTTTCAACAGCATCTCCATGCGACAACGCTCCTTTCAACCCAAAACAATAGGACAAACACGGCGCGACGAACAACAGCATAGAACCTGTCTCATCGATCTACAATATAGCCTTCTTTTTCCAAAGCAGCCTTGATCTCGGCGCGGGTGAGCCCCTGATAGCGAAGCACATGATGCGGATCAATGGGCTGCACATGTTCACGCCATTGCCGGTGATGCTCAATTTCGGCAATCACCAAGGGATCCTCCGATTCAATAACATGATAGGTTCGTAATCGCAGCTGCTTCGCCATGCCGCACCAGTCGCGCAAGGTAATCAACACATTTTCGGGCAGCTCGCCGCGGTTATGATTCATTAAAAACGTGATGAACTGTTCCGCACTGTGTCCGCGCTGCATGGCCGCCAAAAAACTGTCTCGGTCAAGGCGGTACACCAACAAGGGATGGTCACTCACGCGAAGGGCAAAGGCGTCCAAGGGCGTCGTCAATAAAGGGTCAATATGCTGCACATCGGCAATAATTTCAAAATTGGGCTGCACAAGAATATCATTCGCCCACGACGGATACCGGGCGCATAGCTCCGCCGTAAAGCCGCCCGTCAACAAGGCATGACCAAGCTCCGTAATCTGAAAACAGGAACTACCCCCGTCATAACCGTGATTGATCACACCGAGCCATAAAAAACTCTCTTCCAGAATGCGGGAAAGCTTGATGTCGAACTGATTGTCGGCTGAGGAAAAACTATATTCATAGTGGGTGCCGGCCATTTTTAATGAGGGTAAAAAGGAACGGCCCGAAGCCTTGCGTGCATAGGCGATATACTCCCTAATGGAAAACCATGAGCCGCAGGGCAATTCATCCAGCATATTCTCCACAATCGTTTTCGCCGAAGCCGTATCTTTCCCGGACATAAGCCAATCAAAAACAAGTTTATGCCGATCCGGACGGCTCGCGTTTATCACCGAGTCCAGATCACCGACACGCAATTCATTATCGACGCGGACGATCCATTGCAAGCCTTCAGCCACCCATAAACAGGTATTGAGCGAAGGTTCTTCATCATTGGTACAAATCGATTCCAAGCGGCGGCGATCCTCCCGAAAAAGCTCGCCGTCGTTACGCAGACGAACAGGGCGAAACGCAATGGCAGCAGCCAGCCGGCAGATCGTCTCTGAAAAGGAAAGCTCTTGGGAAGAGATCGTATCCACGGCTGTACGCGCCTTCAACACCGTAAGGGATTCTTGGGCTTGCTGGTCTTTTTTTTGACGATAATAATCCCGTATCTCTTTTAGCAGCGCAACGGCACGTACCAAACGCTGTTCATTATCGAAGCGGAACAACTCGAAGCAGGTGCAGCCGTCAAACAGTTCCGTTAGGGCATTTTCTGTTTCGTACTCACTGTATCGGCTCTGCGTATACAGTTGGGAGATGGTTAGAATGCCGTCTTTCGATTGCCACAGAATATCGAAAATATCGCGGGCACGGGCGGAGAAATCGGCGCGCGCCATATAATGCACTACTGAATCGGGATGACGATAAAGGCGCTGCAGCACCTCTTCCACCAAATCCTTTTTGGAAAGATCGGCGTCCAGATCCAAGCGGCTTTCCAAATGCTGTAATTCGAGATCCGGCATGCTCCGCACGTGACGCCGAAAAGCGGACACATCGCCGTGGCTTTCAAGACCCTTCAAAATCCGCTTGACCACATCAAAGCCTTCCCGCACCAGTCGGATACGGGTTAGGTCTGTGTACAGCAGTTTCGGGTTCACGTCCACCAGATATTCTATTTCTTCGATAGAAAGTTCCAACTTTTTCGAGAGAAAACGGGGCGTCAATCCGCCGCGGCTGTTTTGGCTCAGCTCTTTGGAGATCAAAAAAGCGGCATGGCTCATCCCTTCAAGTGATGCCAATAAACTCGCACGATGCCGCATGATAAAACCGTCCTTATAGAAAGAGGAAAATAAAGAGAAAACAACCTATCATTATAGTAAACATTCGTATTTACAGGCAAATACAGACGGGCTCTATAACTGCAAGCCATGCCCTCATACGAAGGACAGATTTCGGACAGCAACGACCCCCGCCGCCTGTCCATCACCGCTCTTTATCTCTTTTGCCTTGAACCGCGCTTGTCCCTATAATAACCCGTACCGCTCTGTCCCACCCGTGACGGGCCGCGGCATGTAGAACCTGCAACAACGAAAGGGAGCCTCTGTCTATGACCGACAATCGTAAGGAACGACAACGTGCCGCGCTGCACAGCGCTATATGGAATATTGCCGACGATCTGCGGGGCAGCGTAGACGGATGGGATTTCAAACAATATGTGCTGGGCATCTTGTTCTACCGCTACATTTCCGAAAATATCACCGCATTCATCAACAAAGATGAACACGAAGCGGGCGATCCTTCCTTTGACTATGCCGCCCTTTCCGACGAGAAAGCCGAAGAAGCACGGAAAGATTTGGTCGATACGAAAGGCTTTTTCATTCTGCCAAGCGCCTTATTCAAAAATGTCTGTATCAAAGCGACGGAAGATCCCCAATGGGCGGCAAACCACCTCAACGAAAGATTGGAAAGCATTTTTAAGGAGATCGAAGCCTCTGCCTTGGGCTCCCCCTCCGAAATCAACTTTAAAGGGCTATTCGACGACATCGACGTGAACAGCAAAAAATTAGGCAATAGCGTTGTCAGCCGCAACGGCCGGCTCGTGAAGCTGCTCAACGGTATTGGCTCCATAGAATTGGGCAATTTCCAAGAAAACTCCATTGACGCCTTCGGTGATGCCTATGAATATCTTATGTCCATGTATGCAAGCGCAGCGGGCAAATCAGGCGGCGAATACTACACGCCCCAAGAGGTTTCCGAGCTCTTGACACGGCTCACCCTCGTCGGAAAATCAAAAGTGAACAAGGTCTACGACCCCGCCTGCGGCTCCGGCTCACTGCTGCTGAACTTCGCCAAAATATTGGGAAAAGATAAAGTGCGCAACGGCTTCTTCGGTCAGGAAATCAACCTCACCACCTACAACCTATGCCGTATCAATATGTTTTTACATGACATCGATTACGATAAATTCGACATCGCCCATGGCGATACCCTCATCGACCCGGTCCACGATGAAGATGAACCCTTCGAAGCCATCGTTTCCAATCCGCCCTACTCCATCAAATGGGCAGGCGACAGCAATTCTCTCTTGATCAACGATCCCCGTTTCTCCCCTGCCGGTGTGCTCGCCCCCAAATCCAAAGCCGATCTTGCCTTTATCATGCATGCGCTGGCGTGGCTCGCCACCACAGGCACTGCCGCCATCGTATGCTTCCCCGGTATCCTCTACCGCAGCGGCGCTGAACAGAAAATTCGCAAATACCTCATCGACAATAACTTTGTAGACTGTGTCATCCAATTGCCCGACAACTTGTTTTACGGTACGTCCATTGCCACCTGTATTATGGTCTTGAAAAAAAGTAAAAAGGAAAACAACACCCTTTTCATCGATGGTTCTGCAGAATGCATCAAAGTTACCAATAACAATAAATTGACACCGAAAAATATTGAAAAACTCCTCAAACTTTATACAGAACGGAGCAATGTGGCGCACACCGTCCAAGTGGTGCCCAATCCCGACATTGCCAAAGAAGACTATAACCTTTCCGTCAGCACCTATGTAGAGCAGGAAGACACGCGAGAAAAAATCGATATTGCCGCCTTGAACGCTGAAATTAAAACCATCGCCGCAACGGTCAATCGCCTACGCAGCGACATTGATGCCATCATCGCTGAAATTGATCCATCCCCGGAAAGAAAGTGACACCATGACCGGTGACAAAAGACAATTAATGATAGTTGCCACAGAAAACGGCACTATGTCTTTAGATACCCATTTCGACGAAGAAACAGCTCGGCTGTCCATGGATCAAATGGCGCAATTGTACGAACGCGACAAATCTACCATTTCACGGCATATCAACACTGTATTTGATGAGGGGAGATTGTCGCGTGATTCAGTTGTTGCAAAACCAGCATGACGAGCAACTTTTTTTCTATAGTACAGAGATCAGGAATTGAAACGGATGGAAAGCGACTTCGACAAGCACATCAAAAAAATAAAACAAAGAGAGGAGCCCAACCATGACCTCAATGCTTAAACAACTCATAAAAAAACACTGCCCCCAAGGTGTGGAGTATGTCGCATTGGGGGAAATCGCTGTCAGAACGAAAGGCACGCCCATAACTGCAACACAAATGAAAGTTCTTAACAAACCGAATGGATCCGTAAAAATATTTGCGGGCGGCAAGACAGTAGCATATTTTGATTATGACGATTTACCCGAAAAAGATATCAATACATTCGCGTCGGTTATTGTCAAATCCCGAGGGGTAATCGAGTTCGAATATTATGATAAGCCCTTCAGCCATAAAAATGAAATGTGGGCGTATCACAGTGAACGAGAAGATGTTGATATTAAGTTTCTGTACTACTTCTTA contains:
- a CDS encoding restriction endonuclease subunit S, whose amino-acid sequence is MLKQLIKKHCPQGVEYVALGEIAVRTKGTPITATQMKVLNKPNGSVKIFAGGKTVAYFDYDDLPEKDINTFASVIVKSRGVIEFEYYDKPFSHKNEMWAYHSEREDVDIKFLYYFLKTKEDILRNKATSMGAFPQIAIPDTEKLKIPLPPITVQREIVRILDSFTALTAALTTEHSARKKQYEYYRDQLLAFEEKKT
- a CDS encoding type I restriction-modification system subunit M; translation: MTDNRKERQRAALHSAIWNIADDLRGSVDGWDFKQYVLGILFYRYISENITAFINKDEHEAGDPSFDYAALSDEKAEEARKDLVDTKGFFILPSALFKNVCIKATEDPQWAANHLNERLESIFKEIEASALGSPSEINFKGLFDDIDVNSKKLGNSVVSRNGRLVKLLNGIGSIELGNFQENSIDAFGDAYEYLMSMYASAAGKSGGEYYTPQEVSELLTRLTLVGKSKVNKVYDPACGSGSLLLNFAKILGKDKVRNGFFGQEINLTTYNLCRINMFLHDIDYDKFDIAHGDTLIDPVHDEDEPFEAIVSNPPYSIKWAGDSNSLLINDPRFSPAGVLAPKSKADLAFIMHALAWLATTGTAAIVCFPGILYRSGAEQKIRKYLIDNNFVDCVIQLPDNLFYGTSIATCIMVLKKSKKENNTLFIDGSAECIKVTNNNKLTPKNIEKLLKLYTERSNVAHTVQVVPNPDIAKEDYNLSVSTYVEQEDTREKIDIAALNAEIKTIAATVNRLRSDIDAIIAEIDPSPERK